Within Sorghum bicolor cultivar BTx623 chromosome 2, Sorghum_bicolor_NCBIv3, whole genome shotgun sequence, the genomic segment TCGCAGCAGGTGATCAGCCCATAAACAATTAACCACTGTGTTGTGCGTCGGAGGCCCAGGTTTCAAGTCCAACAACCTTGTAGCCTAATCAACATAGACCGAAAACAAAGAGTTAGAGGGCAGAACAGTACGAATAAGCTCATAACAGTTTCAAAGAAGGTTCTGTGGTTTGCGCTTGCACATGTACGATTACAAAAAACTTCTCAAAGGGTTATCCGATATAAAGATATCCTTCTGACTACATTTCAAATTAATATTTCAGCTAGTGACAGTATTAATCCAACACAGGCAATGTCAAGCACACTGCACACCACAGGAGAACAGATCACAGCTTAGATGAAACAGCAGATATTATGCTTATTAGGTCCAGCAAATACCTAGTGCCACAGCATATATATTCCTTAAGTGGCACAGGCATCATATGATTAGGTGTAACAAAAATGTAGCACCACAGCATAGACATAACTAAAAAAGGCACAGGCCACAGCTTAAACAGAGTGAAGAGAAGCACAGATTTTTCAAGCTAGaatcaagttctatttctactcactAATACTACTAAACATAGCAGAACCACGCCATAATGAAAACAAGGTGAGCTTGGCAACTAGGTGCATCCTACACAAGAAGTCACTTAAGCACAACAGTTCTATATACATCAAGAAAGCATGGCATGATGAAACGATTGGACACTAACATATGGACCAATGCAACATTTCCATTTGCACACAGTAACTAACAAGGGGCTTAACAAACGTTTGTTTCGGTGTGGAACATGACCCCCAACCAAAATCTTCACAGCGAAAGGGCCACAAACAATGATTAAAATCACTTATTGATCACACGGCCCTGTGTCATTCACCCGTAACACCTCTCTCTCCGTCTTGCTCTAGGGATCAACCGAAGGAGAGATCAAATCGCTAGGCGCAACTCAATGACAAGGGTGTCTAACCGGAGAGGAGAGAGCTCTCATGTCTGGCGGCGAAGTCGCTTCCGGAGCTTGCGGAGCTTGTGCTTGTTCATCTTACGCTTGCGCTTCTTCTTCACGCTGTCCGCCCACACCTCCGCGGCCCCTCCGCCGACCTCCTCCCATGCGGGGGCACTCCCAGCCGGATCTAGGCACGGGTGTATCTGGAGGCCCGGGTGGAACGAGAAGAGGGCGTCGCGGAGAGTCCCGGGTGGCGTCTGGGCCGGCGTCGAGGCCGGGAGTGGAGGAGCAGGGGCCGGGGTGGGGCCCTGCTGCAGGTGCGGCGTGATGTTGGAGAGGAGCGTGTTAaagggcagcggcggcgggtcGCGGACGCGGAGGAGCAGCCGGCggagcggcgcggcggcggcggccatgggagACGTCAGACGTGCGAGGAGCGGAGGGTTTCCTTGGGAATGGTCGAATGGAGGCTGGCTGGGCTGGGCTGATGGTTGGTTCCATTGTGTTGTTGGTCTGCTTGGTTCCTCGAGTCTGGCCGGGCCGGGAGCTTGTGGTGCGTCCTGGGCTCTGGCCCATCTTGCTACGGTTCtatattttaattttttcttGTTTTACAACTGTGAAACTTCAGGTGAATTTGAACGATTTTTTTTATGCAAACTGGCTAAGAGCAACTCTGTTATTCATGTTATCTagtctatttttacatttttaaagTGAAAATTAAAGTCCAACAGGTGTGCTATCTGGTTTACTAAAATAGCAAAATTTTGCTATtcctaaactttcgcttgtcatatatagcatatcGTCCTCGCTAGCTATCCTATACAAAGA encodes:
- the LOC8059779 gene encoding uncharacterized protein LOC8059779; this translates as MAAAAAPLRRLLLRVRDPPPLPFNTLLSNITPHLQQGPTPAPAPPLPASTPAQTPPGTLRDALFSFHPGLQIHPCLDPAGSAPAWEEVGGGAAEVWADSVKKKRKRKMNKHKLRKLRKRLRRQT